One part of the Anaeromyxobacter sp. Fw109-5 genome encodes these proteins:
- a CDS encoding DUF1156 domain-containing protein, which produces MVNGHQPRRLIEVDLPIRVISQHARHEKSIRHGHLSTLHIWWARRPLAACRAVALAALLPDPADEYCPKEFREEAAAALSCLRDAVGGPRVDWNSETELRKALLRFVGDIAAHENASSGPVLDAARRMVLSAQLSLHPGRTDRPLIVDPFAGGGAIPVEALRLGADVFASDLNPIAVLLNRLSAELLPKFGAQLADELERCGEWVASRAEQELRRFYPAGSDGSAPIAYLWARTIRCEGPGCGVELPLIRSTVIARKSGRSMFLKLRVVKSANRIDFAIEEGTPSAAEALGTIKRGSATCPLCGFTTANARLRAQLSERRGGAADARLLAVVSTKRGEQGRKYRLPTTKDVEAFAQAQNELRKRQSSFEGAIPLVPDELVPAERPSPNARGLSAVTRMGVRTFGDLFTPRQLLAHTTFVRLCREAGADIGSPEMRKAVRLCLALSLSKATDLGNSCTRWKPDAECPVNLFARQAIPIVWDFAETVSLSDASGSWRSMFERTAYALRQCSFEAPGKATVQSASAAEHPLPDDAAAALVTDPPYYDAVPYADLSDFFYVWLRRVLFDDAPDLFSSRTTPKDEEAIWNPTRKYGPTGRQKDQAFYEEQMYRCLAEARRVTAPDGIGVVVFAHKSTEGWEAILGSLIRAGWVATASWPIDTEMGSRVNAMGTASLASSVHIVCRPRGVDQAHVGEWKVVLAELPERIHQWLPRLAHEGVVGADAIFACLGPALEIFSRYSRVEKVNGEAVPLREYLEHVWAAVAREALASIFRDADTAGLEADARLTAMWLWTLAGPEPSGDSGDEQDQVPDEDEDDDQGDRGGSGGAVLPFDTARKIAQGLGVRFDELQQVVEIKKDKARLIAVAERAKYLFGRHEGVPAGKKAAAKKQAVLFTDLERPAGEEAWGEGGAPKAGTTTLDRVHQAMLLFGGGRSDALKRFLVEDRIGMQAQFWKLAQSLSALYPSGSDEKRWVDGVLARKKGLGFG; this is translated from the coding sequence GTGGTTAACGGGCACCAGCCGAGGCGGCTGATCGAGGTTGATCTCCCTATTCGTGTCATCTCGCAGCACGCCCGTCACGAAAAGTCGATCCGCCACGGTCACCTATCGACGCTACACATCTGGTGGGCAAGGCGTCCTCTCGCCGCCTGCAGAGCAGTCGCGTTGGCAGCGCTCCTTCCCGATCCTGCGGACGAGTATTGCCCCAAGGAATTCAGGGAGGAGGCGGCCGCAGCGCTGTCGTGCCTTCGCGACGCCGTCGGAGGTCCGAGGGTTGATTGGAATTCGGAAACCGAGCTCCGAAAAGCATTGCTACGCTTCGTTGGAGATATCGCCGCGCACGAAAACGCATCGTCGGGTCCCGTGCTTGATGCGGCGCGACGCATGGTTCTGTCGGCACAGTTGAGTCTGCACCCCGGTCGTACTGACAGACCGCTTATCGTTGATCCGTTCGCCGGTGGCGGGGCGATCCCAGTTGAGGCGCTACGGCTTGGGGCCGACGTGTTTGCGTCGGACCTCAATCCGATCGCCGTACTTCTTAACCGGCTGAGTGCGGAGCTTCTGCCAAAGTTCGGGGCACAGTTGGCTGACGAACTCGAGCGCTGTGGCGAATGGGTGGCGTCACGAGCTGAGCAAGAGTTGCGTCGCTTCTATCCGGCCGGTTCTGATGGGAGTGCTCCCATTGCCTACCTATGGGCGCGCACGATCAGGTGTGAGGGGCCGGGGTGTGGTGTTGAGCTGCCGCTGATCCGCTCCACGGTTATTGCGCGGAAGTCGGGTCGGTCCATGTTCCTCAAGTTGCGCGTCGTTAAGAGCGCTAATCGAATAGATTTCGCAATCGAGGAGGGCACACCATCTGCGGCAGAGGCGCTGGGAACCATTAAGCGCGGGTCAGCCACCTGCCCGTTATGTGGGTTCACTACGGCGAACGCGAGGTTGCGAGCGCAGCTATCGGAACGCCGCGGCGGTGCAGCAGACGCTCGGCTTCTGGCCGTAGTCTCGACTAAACGGGGAGAGCAAGGAAGGAAGTACAGGCTCCCGACAACCAAAGATGTCGAGGCATTCGCCCAAGCGCAGAACGAGCTACGAAAGCGCCAGTCCTCGTTCGAGGGGGCCATTCCGCTAGTACCTGATGAGCTAGTCCCGGCGGAGCGGCCGTCCCCTAATGCGAGAGGGCTGTCCGCGGTTACACGTATGGGAGTTCGGACCTTCGGCGACCTGTTCACGCCACGGCAACTCCTCGCTCATACGACGTTCGTGCGTTTGTGCCGCGAAGCGGGTGCGGACATCGGCTCGCCTGAAATGAGGAAGGCGGTCCGCCTTTGTCTGGCGTTGTCTCTCTCGAAGGCGACAGATCTAGGGAATTCGTGCACTCGATGGAAGCCGGATGCGGAATGCCCCGTTAACCTGTTTGCGCGGCAAGCCATCCCGATCGTGTGGGATTTTGCGGAAACGGTTTCGCTGTCCGATGCGAGTGGGTCCTGGCGAAGCATGTTCGAGCGAACCGCATACGCACTTCGGCAGTGCTCGTTCGAGGCGCCTGGAAAAGCGACAGTGCAATCGGCTTCGGCGGCTGAACACCCGCTGCCGGATGACGCCGCGGCTGCGCTTGTTACGGACCCTCCTTACTACGACGCTGTCCCGTACGCCGATCTTTCTGACTTCTTCTATGTCTGGCTGCGGCGTGTCCTCTTCGACGACGCCCCTGACCTCTTCAGTTCCCGGACAACGCCGAAGGACGAGGAAGCGATTTGGAACCCGACTCGCAAGTACGGGCCGACCGGACGTCAGAAGGATCAGGCCTTTTATGAGGAGCAGATGTATCGGTGCCTCGCGGAGGCAAGGCGCGTTACGGCCCCCGATGGCATCGGGGTCGTGGTGTTCGCGCACAAGAGCACGGAGGGATGGGAGGCAATTCTCGGCTCGCTGATCCGCGCAGGTTGGGTCGCGACGGCCTCTTGGCCGATCGATACGGAGATGGGAAGCCGGGTCAATGCGATGGGGACCGCATCGCTGGCGTCTTCTGTTCACATCGTGTGCAGGCCCAGGGGAGTTGATCAAGCACACGTCGGTGAATGGAAGGTCGTCCTAGCTGAGCTCCCTGAGCGTATCCACCAATGGCTTCCGCGCCTAGCTCACGAGGGAGTTGTGGGTGCAGATGCGATTTTCGCGTGTCTCGGGCCAGCATTGGAGATCTTCTCTCGCTACTCGCGTGTCGAGAAGGTGAACGGCGAGGCGGTGCCGCTTCGCGAGTACCTGGAGCACGTCTGGGCAGCAGTAGCTCGCGAGGCGCTCGCGTCGATCTTTCGAGACGCGGACACTGCCGGCCTCGAGGCAGATGCGCGCCTGACTGCGATGTGGCTGTGGACTCTTGCTGGACCCGAGCCGAGCGGTGACTCGGGCGATGAGCAGGATCAGGTGCCCGACGAGGATGAGGATGACGATCAGGGGGACAGGGGCGGATCTGGGGGTGCGGTTCTTCCGTTCGACACCGCGAGGAAGATCGCGCAGGGACTCGGTGTCCGATTCGATGAACTTCAGCAAGTAGTCGAAATCAAGAAGGACAAGGCTCGCCTTATTGCAGTAGCCGAACGCGCGAAATACTTGTTCGGCAGGCACGAAGGCGTGCCTGCCGGCAAGAAGGCGGCCGCCAAGAAACAGGCGGTGCTATTCACGGACCTCGAGCGACCTGCCGGCGAGGAGGCGTGGGGAGAGGGCGGCGCGCCAAAGGCTGGAACGACGACTCTCGACCGCGTGCATCAAGCGATGCTTCTTTTTGGGGGCGGGCGCAGTGATGCGCTGAAGCGCTTCCTTGTGGAAGATCGCATCGGCATGCAGGCGCAATTCTGGAAGCTAGCGCAGTCGCTGTCGGCTCTTTATCCGAGCGGTTCCGACGAAAAGCGGTGGGTCGACGGCGTCCTTGCTCGAAAGAAGGGACTTGGCTTCGGATGA
- a CDS encoding DUF1156 domain-containing protein, whose translation MSASAGTFPRRLIEVDLPIGQISESARDGRSAHHGHITAIHIWWARKPLPSCRAAALAAALLDPADSACPQEFRDKARVVLSRIYRGPDSAQLEAEELRRGLLRLVSDFASWDRATDPTYRDAARELVASAHQALFGKNGGAFLADPFCGGGSIPLEGLRLGMSAYASDLNPVATLISKVTLEYVQRFGEKLFEEVERWGARVGEEARGELNAFYPVVQGQQPIASISFRRIRCEGPKCGADVPLTSKFHLTRRGDRSVGLRLDGWEGPTPRFSIAEGPLGSFPDPTVRRGAATCLKCGYTTPVERIRAQLSERGGGADDALLVAVAVGEESGERTFRRPAKADLNAIAAAKKKVALLRRRGDLGLPELPDEPLPPVGTLGFRVQRYGMLRWRDIYTPRQLVTITTLVRLVQGVMAEDRAAHGLGVAVRACLALAVDRLCDYQNTGCSWNPSGSALPHLFTRQALPIIWDFGEANPLASSSGSWAGAVEHVLRGLRNAHVSTGAADVGMASASHHPLPSDCAHLLVTDPPYYDAIPYADLSDFFYVWLRRVLGPDHPELFKTPLVPRDDECIVNPATGKDRAYYRRVMTAALTEARRVTRPDGIGVVIFAHKSTSGWEDLLAAMLDAGWVVTASWPIDTENAGRLRARNSAVLASSVHLVCRPREYPDGRLITDTVGDWRDVLAALPKRIAEWMPRLAREGVVGADAIFACLGPALELFSRYARVEKVSGEVVPLEEYLEHVWAAVSREALAMIFDEAESARLEEDARITAMWLWTLASDRARASAADDGGGDAPASDDAELDADGADGFSLEYDAARKIAQGLGARLEQLPHVVVVKANQARLLSVAERTKHLFAGDEGVVPAKRASKKQMGLFAELQEAAKAQGWGERGAPKAAATTLDRVHQAMLLFASGRGEGLKRFLVAEGVGNQGQFWTLAQSLSALYPTGSEEKRWVDGVLGRKKGLGFG comes from the coding sequence ATGAGCGCATCCGCGGGGACATTTCCGCGGCGCCTCATCGAGGTCGATCTTCCGATCGGCCAGATCTCGGAGTCCGCGCGCGATGGCCGCTCGGCACACCACGGCCACATCACGGCGATCCACATCTGGTGGGCGCGCAAGCCTCTGCCCTCGTGTCGTGCCGCGGCCCTTGCTGCCGCCTTGCTCGACCCCGCGGACTCCGCTTGCCCGCAGGAGTTCAGGGACAAGGCGCGTGTGGTACTCAGCCGTATCTACCGGGGACCAGACAGCGCGCAGCTCGAAGCAGAGGAACTGCGACGCGGGCTGCTCCGGCTCGTCTCGGACTTCGCGTCTTGGGACAGGGCGACCGATCCAACGTATCGAGACGCGGCTCGCGAGCTTGTCGCGTCCGCGCACCAGGCGCTCTTCGGGAAAAACGGAGGCGCGTTCCTCGCGGACCCGTTCTGTGGTGGCGGATCCATTCCGCTCGAGGGGCTGCGGCTCGGAATGTCGGCGTATGCGTCCGACTTGAATCCGGTCGCGACTCTCATCAGCAAGGTCACGCTCGAGTACGTCCAGCGGTTCGGCGAAAAGCTGTTCGAGGAGGTCGAGCGCTGGGGCGCGCGAGTCGGCGAGGAGGCGCGGGGAGAGCTGAACGCGTTCTATCCCGTTGTGCAGGGGCAGCAGCCGATCGCGTCCATCTCGTTCAGGCGCATCCGGTGCGAGGGCCCGAAGTGCGGCGCGGACGTCCCTCTCACGAGCAAGTTCCACCTGACGCGGCGCGGTGACCGGTCTGTCGGGCTCCGGCTGGACGGATGGGAGGGGCCCACGCCCCGCTTCAGCATCGCGGAAGGCCCCCTCGGCTCGTTTCCGGACCCCACCGTTCGGCGGGGGGCAGCAACTTGCCTGAAGTGCGGGTACACGACGCCGGTCGAGCGCATTCGCGCTCAGCTCTCGGAGCGGGGCGGCGGTGCAGACGACGCGCTTCTCGTCGCGGTCGCGGTAGGAGAAGAGTCGGGCGAGCGAACGTTCAGGCGTCCGGCGAAGGCCGACCTGAATGCGATTGCCGCTGCGAAGAAGAAGGTGGCGCTCCTCCGGCGGAGAGGCGACTTGGGCCTGCCAGAGCTCCCCGACGAGCCGCTGCCTCCGGTGGGAACACTCGGATTCCGCGTGCAGCGGTACGGCATGCTCCGGTGGCGCGACATCTATACGCCGCGGCAGCTCGTCACGATCACGACGCTGGTGCGCCTGGTTCAAGGCGTGATGGCCGAGGATCGGGCGGCGCACGGGCTCGGTGTGGCGGTACGAGCCTGTCTCGCGCTCGCCGTCGACCGTCTATGCGATTACCAGAACACGGGTTGCTCCTGGAATCCAAGCGGCTCGGCGTTGCCGCACCTCTTCACCCGCCAGGCCCTCCCGATCATCTGGGACTTCGGCGAGGCGAATCCGCTCGCATCGTCCTCCGGGTCGTGGGCGGGCGCCGTCGAGCACGTGCTCCGTGGGTTGAGGAACGCGCACGTGAGCACCGGGGCGGCGGACGTGGGCATGGCGTCTGCGAGCCATCACCCGTTGCCGTCCGACTGCGCGCATCTCCTCGTGACGGATCCGCCTTACTACGACGCGATACCGTACGCGGACCTCTCCGACTTCTTCTACGTCTGGCTCCGGCGCGTGCTCGGTCCCGATCATCCCGAGCTCTTCAAGACGCCTCTGGTGCCTCGGGACGACGAGTGCATCGTCAACCCGGCCACGGGGAAGGACCGGGCCTACTACCGCCGCGTCATGACCGCCGCCCTCACCGAGGCGAGGCGTGTCACCCGGCCGGATGGCATCGGCGTCGTCATCTTCGCGCACAAGTCGACGAGCGGCTGGGAGGACCTGCTAGCTGCGATGCTCGACGCGGGATGGGTCGTCACGGCGTCGTGGCCGATCGACACGGAGAACGCCGGCCGGCTGCGCGCGCGCAACTCGGCCGTGCTCGCCTCGTCGGTTCATCTCGTGTGCCGGCCGCGCGAGTATCCAGATGGGCGGCTCATCACGGATACGGTGGGTGATTGGCGGGACGTGCTCGCGGCGCTTCCCAAGCGAATCGCGGAGTGGATGCCGCGGCTCGCTCGCGAGGGCGTCGTGGGCGCCGACGCGATCTTCGCGTGCCTCGGCCCGGCCCTCGAACTCTTCTCTCGGTATGCGCGCGTCGAGAAAGTTTCGGGCGAGGTCGTGCCGCTCGAGGAGTACCTCGAGCACGTATGGGCGGCTGTCTCGCGCGAGGCGCTGGCGATGATCTTCGACGAAGCCGAGTCGGCTCGCCTCGAGGAGGACGCGAGGATCACGGCCATGTGGCTGTGGACGCTTGCATCAGACCGAGCTCGAGCCTCGGCCGCGGACGACGGCGGCGGGGATGCGCCGGCGAGCGACGACGCCGAATTGGACGCAGACGGAGCGGATGGTTTCAGCCTCGAGTACGACGCCGCGCGAAAGATCGCCCAGGGGCTGGGCGCCCGTCTCGAGCAGCTCCCCCATGTCGTGGTGGTCAAAGCGAACCAGGCGCGGTTGCTGTCGGTCGCAGAGCGAACCAAGCACCTGTTCGCAGGCGACGAAGGAGTCGTGCCGGCGAAGCGGGCCTCGAAGAAGCAGATGGGGTTGTTCGCCGAGCTGCAGGAAGCCGCGAAAGCGCAGGGCTGGGGCGAGCGCGGCGCGCCGAAGGCCGCCGCGACCACCTTGGACCGAGTACACCAGGCCATGCTCCTGTTCGCATCGGGTCGCGGCGAAGGGCTGAAACGCTTCCTCGTCGCGGAGGGCGTCGGAAACCAGGGCCAGTTCTGGACCCTCGCGCAGTCCCTATCCGCCCTCTACCCAACCGGATCGGAGGAGAAGCGGTGGGTGGACGGAGTGCTCGGGCGCAAGAAGGGGCTCGGCTTCGGATGA
- a CDS encoding ATP-binding protein, with amino-acid sequence MALKPWYKIVTPREDLREGKPLDASEFAVHLDHVRDGRAPAVYQDPAQFFARTFLTKNLRELTAQVVRRLSGVKVETSAIFNLSTQFGGGKTHSLTLLYHLAQNGDAAKSWKGVSGILDNAGLTTVPRAATAIFVGTEFDSITGRGGTGGTPVRKTPWGEIAFQLGGAEGFKLVEEHEKALTAPGGDVIERILPSGKPALILFDEVMNYVSRSRKSGLAGQLYTFLHNLSEVARGRDNIVLAVSIPASELEMTAEDQSDFERFKKLLDRVGKAVIMSAEAETSEIIRRRLFEWSGLPKDAIATVDEYEQWLLANKQQIPSWFPVENAREALKASYPFHPSLLSVFERKWQGLPRFQQTRGVLRLLALWVSKAYSEGYKGAHKDPLVSLGTAPLEDPLFRAAVFEQLGEARLEPAVTTDIAGTDHAHALRLDAEATAEIKKARLHRKVATTILFESNGGQQRGDATLPEVRLAVAEPGLDIGNVEQCLEALTDACYFLAAEKNRYRFSFQPNLNKLLADRRASVTGAAIDEVVRKEIQKVFAAGSGIERLFFPKKSGEVPDRPVLTMLVLAPDNPAGDAATKTLMTSITTESGSSSRTFKSALIWVAPEDSAPLMEEARKLLAWRDIEADAEELKLDEAKQRQLAENAKRAERDLRESVWRAYKNVFLLAEDNSLRKIDLGLVHSSAANSLVELILSRLKQEDIVVEGVSPNFLTRYWPPALPEWSTKSVRDAFYASPKFPRLLRADAVKDTISKGLDAGIVAYVGKKAGGYDPFVYKRSLAAADVEIAEDVFLIAKERAEEYVARKPPPQPPIPGGGGGGGGAQPGAGGGVPGGGPGPGGGGSAPGTGGSGGGGPAPTPPIAGFQWTGDVSPQKWMNFYTKVLSRFATGGGLKLTVAVDVAPPGGTTSAKIEETKVALRELGLSEDITTKSA; translated from the coding sequence ATGGCCCTGAAGCCCTGGTACAAGATCGTCACGCCGCGCGAGGACCTTCGAGAAGGGAAGCCCCTCGATGCGTCCGAGTTCGCCGTTCACCTCGACCACGTACGCGATGGGCGCGCGCCTGCCGTGTACCAGGACCCCGCCCAGTTCTTCGCGCGGACGTTCCTGACGAAGAACCTGCGCGAGCTCACGGCGCAGGTCGTCCGGCGCCTGTCGGGCGTGAAGGTCGAGACGTCTGCCATCTTCAACCTCTCGACGCAGTTCGGCGGCGGCAAGACGCACTCGCTCACGCTGCTCTACCACTTGGCGCAGAACGGCGACGCCGCGAAGTCGTGGAAGGGCGTCAGCGGAATTCTGGACAACGCGGGACTCACGACGGTGCCTCGCGCGGCGACCGCGATCTTCGTCGGGACCGAGTTCGACTCGATCACGGGTCGGGGCGGTACCGGCGGCACACCGGTCCGAAAGACGCCCTGGGGCGAGATCGCGTTCCAGCTCGGCGGGGCGGAGGGTTTCAAGCTCGTCGAGGAGCACGAGAAGGCGCTCACCGCGCCAGGCGGCGACGTGATCGAGCGCATACTGCCGAGCGGCAAGCCGGCGCTCATCCTGTTCGACGAGGTGATGAACTACGTCAGCCGGAGCCGCAAGAGCGGGCTCGCCGGTCAGCTCTACACGTTCCTGCACAATCTCTCGGAGGTCGCGCGCGGGCGCGACAACATCGTCCTCGCCGTCTCGATTCCCGCCTCGGAGCTCGAGATGACGGCGGAGGACCAGTCCGACTTCGAACGCTTCAAGAAGCTCCTCGACCGGGTCGGCAAGGCTGTGATCATGTCGGCGGAGGCGGAAACGTCCGAGATCATCCGCCGGCGGCTCTTCGAGTGGAGTGGGCTGCCGAAGGACGCGATCGCCACGGTCGATGAGTACGAGCAGTGGCTGCTCGCGAATAAGCAGCAGATCCCGAGCTGGTTCCCCGTCGAGAACGCGCGCGAGGCGCTGAAGGCGTCCTACCCCTTCCATCCGTCGCTGTTGTCCGTTTTCGAGCGGAAATGGCAGGGCCTCCCGCGGTTCCAGCAGACGCGCGGCGTCCTGAGGCTCCTCGCGCTGTGGGTGTCGAAGGCGTACAGCGAGGGATACAAGGGCGCGCACAAGGATCCTCTCGTCTCGCTCGGTACGGCGCCCCTGGAGGACCCGCTGTTCCGAGCGGCGGTGTTCGAGCAGCTGGGTGAAGCGCGGCTCGAGCCCGCCGTGACGACCGACATCGCGGGGACGGATCACGCGCACGCGCTCCGGCTCGACGCCGAGGCAACGGCCGAGATCAAGAAGGCGCGTCTCCATCGGAAGGTCGCCACGACCATCCTCTTCGAGTCGAACGGGGGGCAGCAGCGCGGGGACGCGACGTTGCCGGAGGTTCGCCTCGCCGTCGCGGAGCCAGGGCTCGACATCGGGAACGTAGAGCAGTGCCTGGAGGCGCTTACCGACGCCTGCTACTTCCTGGCAGCCGAGAAGAACCGCTACCGGTTCAGCTTCCAACCCAACCTGAACAAGCTCCTCGCCGATCGGCGGGCAAGCGTCACGGGCGCCGCAATCGACGAGGTGGTCCGGAAGGAGATCCAGAAGGTCTTCGCGGCCGGAAGCGGCATCGAGCGGCTCTTCTTCCCGAAGAAGAGCGGCGAGGTACCGGATCGCCCGGTGCTGACGATGCTGGTGCTGGCGCCGGACAACCCCGCGGGCGACGCCGCGACGAAGACCTTGATGACGTCGATCACGACCGAGAGCGGTTCGTCGTCCAGGACCTTCAAGAGCGCGCTCATCTGGGTCGCGCCGGAGGACTCCGCGCCGCTCATGGAGGAGGCGCGCAAGCTCCTCGCGTGGAGGGACATCGAGGCCGACGCGGAGGAGCTCAAGCTCGACGAGGCGAAGCAGCGTCAGCTCGCCGAGAACGCCAAGCGGGCCGAGCGGGACCTCAGGGAATCGGTGTGGAGGGCGTACAAGAACGTCTTTCTCCTCGCCGAGGACAACTCGCTCCGGAAGATCGACCTCGGCCTGGTGCACTCGAGCGCTGCGAACTCGCTCGTCGAGCTGATCTTGTCCCGTCTGAAGCAGGAGGACATCGTCGTCGAGGGCGTCAGCCCGAACTTCCTGACGCGTTACTGGCCACCGGCGCTTCCGGAGTGGAGCACGAAATCGGTGCGCGACGCGTTCTACGCATCGCCCAAGTTTCCCCGCCTCCTCAGGGCCGACGCGGTCAAGGACACGATCTCGAAGGGCCTCGACGCAGGAATCGTCGCGTACGTCGGCAAGAAGGCTGGAGGGTACGATCCGTTCGTCTACAAGCGCTCGCTCGCGGCGGCGGACGTCGAGATCGCAGAAGACGTCTTCCTCATCGCGAAGGAGCGTGCAGAGGAATACGTCGCCCGAAAGCCCCCGCCCCAGCCGCCCATCCCCGGAGGTGGTGGCGGTGGGGGAGGCGCGCAGCCGGGCGCGGGCGGCGGGGTGCCAGGCGGCGGTCCTGGTCCGGGCGGCGGCGGGTCCGCGCCGGGTACGGGTGGCTCCGGAGGCGGGGGCCCGGCGCCCACGCCTCCGATCGCCGGGTTCCAGTGGACCGGCGATGTCTCTCCCCAGAAGTGGATGAACTTCTACACCAAGGTGCTGTCGCGGTTCGCGACGGGCGGCGGCCTCAAGCTGACCGTCGCGGTGGACGTCGCTCCGCCGGGCGGAACGACGTCGGCGAAGATCGAGGAGACGAAGGTGGCACTTCGCGAGCTGGGGCTTTCGGAGGACATCACCACAAAGAGTGCGTGA